In one window of Clarias gariepinus isolate MV-2021 ecotype Netherlands chromosome 10, CGAR_prim_01v2, whole genome shotgun sequence DNA:
- the ubxn1 gene encoding UBX domain-containing protein 1 — MAEYTTLESLLEMGFNKNRAEKAVAHTGNQGIERAMDWLMEHENDPDIDEPYVPPAGNVLGSTEQQQSPPQPASEPSEDAEETEEQEDDKQPMTEEEKKEQIKRLEELMRVKQEERRERERQEEVEREKQRRKQGQELQQVRQKLQDDEMKQLAEQRRREKMEDRLAKQRVKEKIARDREERARKFGGSSSSTGLTSPSSEATPQSPPEIQGPPPAKKDYDECRIQVRLMDGSALMTVFKAQEPLAAVRVYVQMNSSVGEDFTLLSPYPRRVYTELDMEKPLRELGLVPSAVLVVAKK, encoded by the exons ATGGCAGAGTACACAACGTTAGAAAGCCTCCTGGAGATGGGCTTTAATAAAAACAGAGC AGAGAAGGCTGTGGCACACACTGGCAACCAGGGCATTGAGAGAGCTATGGACTG GCTGATGGAACACGAGAACGATCCGGACATAGACGAGCCGTACGTGCCACCAGCAGGAAATGTTCTAGGCTCAACAGAACAACAACAGAGCCCGCCCCAGCCTGCCTCTGAACCCTCTGAGG ATGCTGAAGAGACAGAAGAACAGGAAGATGACAAACAACCAATGACTGAAGAGgagaaaaaggaacaaattaAGAG GCTTGAGGAATTGATGAGGGTGAAgcaggaggagaggagagagagagagcgtcagGAGGAGGTAGAGAGGGAGAAACAGAGGAGAAAACAGGGCCAGGAGCTCCAGCAGGTCCGACAGAAGCTGCAGGATGATGAAATGAAGCAGCTGGCTGAACAGCGcagaagagagaaaatggaGGACCGATTGGCAAA GCAGAGGGTCAAAGAGAAGATTGCCCGTGACAGAGAAGAGAGGGCACGCAAG TTTGGTGGGAGCTCTTCAAGTACAGGCCTGACATCTCCTTCTTCTGAAGCCACTCCCCAGTCTCCTCCAGAGATCCAGGGTCCTCCGCCAGCCAAGAAAGACTATGATGAGTGTCGGATACAG GTTCGGCTGATGGACGGCTCTGCTCTGATGACAGTCTTTAAGGCCCAGGAGCCACTGGCTGCAGTGCGAGTATACGTACAGATGAATAGCTCTGTGGGTGAGGACTTTACCCTGCTGTCCCCTTACCCCCGCCGTGTCTACACAGAACTCGACATGGAAAAACCTCTTCGTGAGCTTG gTTTGGTGCCTTCTGCTGTCCTTGTGGTTGCAAAGAAGTAA